The proteins below come from a single Acinonyx jubatus isolate Ajub_Pintada_27869175 chromosome A1, VMU_Ajub_asm_v1.0, whole genome shotgun sequence genomic window:
- the LOC128314529 gene encoding heparan-sulfate 6-O-sulfotransferase 3-like, which produces MDERFNKWLLTPVLTLLFVVIMYQYVSPSCTSSCANFGEQPRAGEAGQPAAPSPARRAQAPPEEWERRPQLPPPPRGPPEGPRGAAAPEDEDEELGEPEEEEEEEEEEPDPEAPENGSLPRFVPRFNFTLKDLTRFVDFNIKGRDVIVFLHIQKTGGTTFGRHLVKNIRLEQPCSCKAGQKKCTCHRPGKKETWLFSRFSTGWSCGLHADWTELTNCVPAIMEKKDCPRNHSHTR; this is translated from the coding sequence ATGGATGAAAGGTTCAACAAGTGGCTGCTGACGCCGGTGCTCACTCTCCTCTTCGTGGTCATCATGTACCAGTACGTGTCCCCCTCCTGCACCAGCTCCTGCGCCAACTTCGGGGAGCAGCCCCGCGCGGGGGAGGCCGGACAGCCGGCCGCCCCGAGTCCCGCCCGCCGGGCACAGGCGCCGCCGGAGGAGTGGGAGCGGCGGCCCCAGCTGCCCCCGCCACCCCGGGGGCCGCCCGAGGGCCCTCGGGGGGCCGCGGCGCcggaggacgaggacgaggagCTCGGGGAGccggaggaggaagaagaggaggaggaagaggagccgGACCCCGAGGCCCCCGAGAATGGCTCCCTGCCCCGGTTCGTGCCGCGCTTTAACTTCACCCTGAAGGACCTGACCCGCTTCGTGGATTTCAATATCAAAGGGCGCGACGTGATTGTGTTCTTGCACATCCAGAAGACCGGGGGCACCACGTTCGGCCGGCACCTTGTGAAGAACATCCGGCTGGAGCAGCCGTGTAGCTGCAAAGCGGGCCAGAAGAAGTGCACCTGCCACCGGCCGGGCAAGAAGGAGACGTGGCTCTTCTCCCGCTTCTCCACCGGCTGGAGCTGCGGGCTGCATGCCGACTGGACGGAGCTCACCAACTGCGTGCCGGCCATCATGGAGAAGAAAGACTGTCCCCGCAACCACAGCCACACCAG